DNA from Eucalyptus grandis isolate ANBG69807.140 chromosome 5, ASM1654582v1, whole genome shotgun sequence:
TACAACTAACTTAATCAATCAAGTTACCTGGATGTTAATGTAGTCCTCAGTGTCGTCGATATATTCCCGAAGCTGCACATGAGCAACTTAggcaaatcaaattttgaaaaatggacaTTATACAGAAAATCAAACTCTCAAAAGTACAATCATTATAGTCATGCATCACAACGATCTTGagcaagcaaaatgaaaatttgaataacTATTTGACCAGAGCACATAACGGATTAATCAGTTCAAAATTTCCAACTAACTTAATGGCTCCGGAAATtaacacaaaatcaaaatgtcTATAATTTATCTGCTACCCTGTAAACAGAAAAGCAAATCATTATGAAgagattgtttttattttagtaCAGGATATTTTCGACTTCAATTACAACAACATCATCACAAATTTCATTCTCCCAACACCATGACAACTGTTAATTATTGACCCTGTACTGATGTAGAAACCTATAGTCTCTTCCTGGCAAAGagaaatttttaattgattccTTAAGCTCAAATATAGTAATTAGACAGGTTTCATTTAGCCATCCCAACTCACATGAGAGTGGAAATACTAACAAAAGAATTCCTGAATGATCATTCCTAATATAATCATGTATCACAATGATGCCGACAAAAATGACAATTGTCTCCAGCACAAGCATCGCTGAAATTCATTACCTATCTAAAGTATCAATGGACGCACTCTGCAAGATTTTTACAACAGATAAATGCAGGCAGAATACTACAGCAACTAAAGGATCATGCAGATAATTCCCTATGTAATACAAGTACTTACTGTTGTCAGCTTGTTCAATGTGCCATCAATTTGCATAAAGTAAGcctgaggggaaaaaaaaaaaagacattgaTGCCTATTCAAGAAACAACAGAACTTAAAAATACCATCCACAATAATATCAACAGGAAATAGCTCAAAACCTCAAGTAACATTTCCAACCCTCAACATCATCTTCGTCTCCACGAACTGTTTGCCACCTCACCCTACTGGCTCGAGATATTTTTGAGCCAATGGTAGGAAGCAGAAACCAATTTGGGCTCCTGAACCACTTATAGGGGAAGATGCACCAACTTGAGCTTTGACAAATACAAGTCAGCCATATCGTCATCATCATCTAGTAGTTGCTCAAGCTCATCCCCTTACCTGCAATACCACAAATACCTTTCAAGATGTTACCTCCTACACGTCAAAGGCAACCCTGAAGAAGACACCCGTGTATAGTGACAGAAAAGTCCATAATGATTGAGAATATCAACAATAGGTTCTGTTCAACGATATTCCTCTAAatagagcgagagagagagtgcagtGTTCAGTCGGACaccatttcatgaagacaataaaATCTATCTCGATTATTTACATATTAATCAAGTACTCACTTTTCATACAAGCTCATCTAAATACTCAATTTGAAGATACAAACATATTGTCATACATAGGATTGTCAGTCAGTCTAGGCCAACTTAAAGTTGCATGAGTACATAGAATCAAGAAAGACAAGGACAACTCAAAATTTATGTTACTCGCGAAGATATCATACTCAGTCGAAAAATCATAGATAATGGCAAGGTAAACCATTTCGATTTCAGCAATGACCCAGAAGTTATATAATTTTGCAGGGAAAAATTGACTCACAGTACCTTTTGCACCCTTGATGTTAGCCTTGTCATCGCACTCTTCAATTTACGAACCCTATCCAAGTTACGGCTGCTAATCTACAAAGACCACAGACAGCAGACATGCAAATTTAAGAGAAACATTTCAAACTGAGATTGAGCATAGAAGCATGATTGACCAGCCAGCATTAAGACATCGTTGTACAATTCCAAGCATAAAGAGTAATGGCTCGATTAGTACAAAAATCTGTGTTAAGCAAAAGAGGCAAAAGCcccataaaaattaaaaaaaaattgcttcatCTCGATCAATCAACACGACCACAACAACAAATCTCTAGGAAAATAACAAGTAACAAAATTCAGCTGATCATGCATGTCGCGACCcatttttcggggtgtgaaccacctagggtttggctaatggattgttaagcctaaacttaactcgggctctcccaagcccataccaattcgcgactttcggttcaagttcttaacatgcaaattttttaattcggagtcgccactaatctatttttggtgggttgattagaaacccgaGTAAAGTAAtaggagttttactttactcctacgaaccagagatttgtgagtccgggacttggttacactagatttctctaatgccctttcggtaccattcttttaatttcaaaaatgtttttgcagacagcttgaattgattttaaattctaacatgtgaggtgaccatgcagtgagcaaaccaccaatttaacactcaagaaagcaaatgaataaattgcaggacttacctcatagcaacgaaagcatctgcgttgttagtttagaattcacatcagcagccttaaatatgatttctaattaacacgcaatttttgttttgttttcacttaattaatgaaaatcatgcaatatgcaatgcatgccactaatttaacatgaaatgatatgacatggcaacatgacttagctatatgacctaagcaatatgacataactaagcatgtagtctatcctaagcatgagatgatttattctaaataatttttattttccatgagattcgaagttaaagaaatgcaacacttaaacatgcaatctaaattaatctaatgacgggcaatttctaattaaatgaacctaccaaaattactaaatgacatgcattgtatgaacctaattctatatgacgtgcacatttttattttcctaataagcatgcaatctatcataatatgcaatgacgtgcaaagaatgccctaatttaatttttctttttttattatgaaattcgaaattaaactgccaaataattaaacatgcaacttaaattaaacaaaaactaacatcctaaatgaatgcttttttggatttttatttaagaaattcgaaataaatttcctatcctaaacatgcaacataaccTTAAAACCagtaatatcctaacatgcatttaacctaactcaaataaatatttttgggtttttctttatGGGTGCAATCAAATAGAGGCATCAAGAAAGCAcggcaccaaatcaagcaagatatcatccatgtccatttaatttaggaaataaattgacgaatcgcatctcgcgcatgagattgATCggctaatttttaaataaaatcacgaatcgtatctcgagcgtgagatcggattggtgatttttccgtgcgattgcggtCGTATTTCGGGCATGAAATCGGaccatcaatcatatgcacgttgcgaaattaggaagatttcctaatttgaaaGGCCACTCAAATTACGGACATCATAGCGTATCGGAATTTCCATCACATGCATCAACGGatatttcaaatgaggaaaCGAAATATTCGAAATCAAATAGAACGAAATTTTTACCTAATCCGATATtgatttccaaatttggaccTTGCGCAATCGGACCGATCGCAATCGGCGGGCAACAAGGTGGTGGATGACAACTAACAATGGATCGTGGTGGCGATCTGCTGCAGACGGAGGTTCGGCTTGGAAAGCAGCCGAGATAGTGGATTCACGGTGATGCCTCGATGATTTGAGACAAGTGATGGCTCACGAGGCGGTGGGGAGGTGCACAGCTAACTCCCAGCCTTACGACATAGACTTCTCGGCATGCCTGCAACACTAGGAACTTGCAAAGACAATTAGGAGAcacctttctttgttttcttttatatatatgcacCAAGATCtatggtggaggatgatgactAAGTGGAAACTCCCTTGCTACGTGTACCCTCCTCAAGGTCCAGACGGTGGGGAAATTTTGACTGGCTTCGCTCGCTGGATTCGGATGAAATTCAATGGGAAATCTGGGTCTCGCTAAGCGGTGCCCGGACTTTGCTGGAAGTTGCTCACCGACCTGGAATTGCTGGAGATTTCGCTGCAAGGACTAACAAACCAAGCCAAAAATCACCACTCTGCTTCGTCTCTCAGGGTATCGAGTTCCCTTGTATTGATTTTCTGTTGAcctacaaagagaaaaagaagcaagaaactttttcccctttttttacGTCTCCTCCCAATCGTGGCTATCATTTTCTATATCAGGGGATTCAACCAACATTAGAATATTTCAAGGAATGGCAACAGAATATATGGGAACCAAATTAACCGAAATTCTTTTGATGTCACGCGTTTCCGAATTTGGACTTGTCGGACGGCGGAGTGGGGATGGTCACCGTGGCTTGCAAATCACACTGGGATCATCGAGAGCGGAGTCAATTCATGTGCGGTGGAATCCTTTCTTCAGACGTGTGGATGTGTTCTCTGCTTCTTTGATCAGCACACatctttataaatttttaaagtaCCCACCGCCACATGTTGTTTGGATGAGCGTCAAGGTGGAGCAAATTGTAGGATTGAACTGCTGGGATTCGTGGCTCACGGGGATGCTTCATCGGGGGATCACGACGCAGCTGAGGATGCTAGTGCAGCAGCTCGTCCCGATGGTGGTCTCACAGTGGGGGCAGCGTTGTGAGCATGAGAGCGCGCGATGTGGCCGCGGGACTCACGTGGCAAGGGAATCTCGACCAAGCTTGGTGAAgcactctatctctctcttatctcacggTGTGTCTCTGTGTATTCAGAATTGCCCTCAATGTGGCCATATGTATCAATATGTCCGCCCCTTTTAACCCTACGTATGTTTACTTATTTATAGGGCACGGATtaggtttttaaattttctaaatccatatccacgaagatttcttttcgaaacgcaatatttgtttttttccaaacgtaatatttgcttttgaattgaaatctcacaaagataaatccgtaaaatATCTCCGAGGATACAGGCTTTGACCGATTTGCTttctttgtgggcttagtctagcctgtcaatttaaagctcgGAACCATTAATTCGAACTCATCCACCACCGATCcaataaacaaatgcaaaaatgcaaatgcacttaaatctatatgctatgcaatcaattatttttccggaataaaattgacccctaatttttaatgcaataaatgactaattaggtcgccaaaatttaggtgtcaacaatgcaTAACATCACATCAAGCATGCAAAACCAAATGGACCAGTCTTCAAGAGTTCACCAATCACTCAGGCATAAAATCCTTAGAGGGAAGTAGAAATGCCTGGAATTCGACAAATGAAAGCTACACTGAAGAACATTTCAATCAGTAAAACAATACCTATTTTCaaacaaataatattattaGTTACACTAAAAACTGCAAATGGCAGTGTTCAGCCGCGTATCACTCCTTTAGAAGGAGaagcaacaaaaacaattaaagaaccTTAAcagagcatttttatttttggtttatttatttCGATGGTTAAGTGAATCTACTTACTTTTGAGGTGAGCTCATCTAAAGCAGGATAAGCAGCAGTCTCCAATTCAGTAGTACGTGCTGCAAGAAAGCTACAAATTGCTTCCAAAGCTACCTCCACGGCGCGAAATTCAAATGGAGACTCTGCATTGCATCATATAACAACTATTTAAAGATGGCCCGCTTACAACAAATCCAATTTGAAAGAGCCAACTCAAACACACCCCATACCATCATCTTCCCCAGCTTCAACATCATTCTGTACATGAGAGTACTCTTCTGCATCATCTTGACCCTGGCATATGGCATTTACAGCTAATCGCCGTTGGAGCTCCTCAACAACTGGTATAACATTTATATCTGATGGGTCTCGAAGCAACACCTACAAGCCAATAATGCAAGTGCCATCGCTACTTATGatataaaacatgaaaataaactGACCCAGAACTAACTTAGTTCTTACATAAGGAGAAAGAAATTTCCCACTAGAAGATATCAAATTCCATTCTTGCACAACCATTTAAGTATTTCATAAGAAAGGTTGTAATTTATCTCTGGGAAAAAGCATGAATATAAGTACCTAGCTAGTTAAGCAGTCTAACATAAAAACAGAGACACCTGTTCGTGCAAAAGGTCTGCGTAGCTGAACGGCAAAGAGGAAATATCTAAGGACTTGAGGATAACGAGAAAGCTGTGTTCAGTCATAATTGGctggaaataaaaggaaaaggcataTGATAATTTCAGAATTGAAGGCTTTTACTGTGTTGAACAGTTGCCATTCAAGCTTGCAACTGAAAGACAAGTTATGCTGAACCAGGGAGAAAATCAGTGCTCGGCTAATTAAGGCCCGGCGACTAAACATTTAGCAACCTCAGAATTCCAGTCGATGGTACTAGAACTCATTGCGATGAAAAAGCACTTCATCAAATGTAAGAAGAAAACTCAACTGAATTAGTCAAAGAAACATGAAAACATCCCAAGCTAAACCAAAGCAAGCTCTTCCGATACAGAAGTGACGACACACGGGGCTTCCAGACTTCACACAAGTACCGCTCTGCTCAAAACCTCTTGGCAATGATAATTGCCTTGATATGCTGCAAAAGTTCAAACACCCACAAATGCaacagtgaaaaaaaaaaaccgaaagtCAGCACCAACAATTCAAGGAACttcaagaagaaagagagagagagagagagacccattTATAAACAAGactgaaaaataaaaggggaCCTCCAAATTGAGAAGATGGTCCTCTCACGGCCGAGGATGGTGCAGGGGTAGCACAAGAGCGGGTCGACATGTTACTCTCCAAGGTGCTTGTTTCTTCAAAATAGAATGATACTTAATTTTACTTGCCAATGGAAGAACACTGCATCTAGAAAGTAATCtctttgagaaagaaaaggcaCCATTACATTGTTTCGTGATGCACATTTCCCACTCTTTTCAATCTTACAGTATTTAATAATGTCCAGCATTCATATAATATGAGGGCTTCCATACTTTGGAACATTATCtcgtgacatcccgatttttcaaatctgatttcaattgaataaattgggcttttcgtcgacgcgctatagtgctattctctcgAGTTGGCTACTCATGAGATAACCTGGTCTATCTAGaaaagcaattaaggaatcaaaacgcaatggacttgagaatttgactaggaattaACCGCTTGACCATGTCGATCCGTAAGAAACTTTACGGCATCGTCGATCGATCGAGACgtagataggtcgattcgattaaGATAcatgatcaggtgtgggtgattccacccgattgcaaaattctcatcaatcgacactaaattgattttcgaCGTTTgggtaccccgtgtccgtaattgaaacctcgagattttcacgacaatcgagagtcgccaatgtgtcgaagatgcactatgtgactcgagataaatcgatcacgggtcaattgcacaaaaaaattcctaaaagttacccaaaGATTAGGTCATGCTAAGCGcgcggattgaaaataaccgtgaatttgaacccgatttcataAATCCAAAGTTCcgtggtgtcacgagctattttagggACATCGACTCATTCTcgaaaaattttcagagattccgaggTTTTTACGTAAATGGATTCGGACATCACataaaattaacggaaattgaTCGCCGAATTGGCGATTTTCACTTGCAAACCGAGCTATATGACGAAGGGACTTGTAGAATTATGTGGACTTTTCTACATCAaatttggacatcaaattgaagaatttgggTGGAAGTTGAAGCTTTATTGAggaaattcggaattagaaaAAGGGCAGCATTTGTGGGCATCAAAATGAGTTTAATTGTGAAGATTATTGCAAGAAAATATTGTGAGATAAGGGATAAGATTGAGCACTATTTGGGGACCAAGCAATTAAGTTTTTGGATAGGTTTATggacttttctctctccccgaAGCTTCAGTCGCACGCCTCActggcctcctcctccttcgcatCTTCGGGCACGTCTCTTTCCTTCAGTCAAAGCACCCCGCACCCCACGTACGAAGCAGCTTCTGCTCTTGCCTTTCCTTCATCCTTTTGTCTTCAATTGAAGTCTGCAATTCCCCACGTCTGTTCTCCACGATTTCCCTCCATCTTGCTGCCACGCCATCCACCGGTCAACTCTTCTCTTCAGCAAGGCCATTGTTGACCGAAGAAGCCCAGAGCTCCACCGAAGACCTAGGCCCACGCGTCTTCAATTTTGCCGAGCTACCACCGTCTGAAGAAGCCCCCACCAGCTTCTCCACCGAAACAGTTTCGGTCTTGCCGCGCTGCCATCTCCAAAGCCCACCGAAGTCAGCTGAGTTCCTGCTTTGTTGACCCTACTGCCGTGTGTCTTCATCGAGCAAACGGCCAGCTCGCTCGCGCCAGCAACGTCCCAGCTGCCACCTCTCACGTCCGCGTGGTCTTCCCCAGCAGCAGCTCTTGCTGCTTCCTTCGTCCGCATCTTCAGCCCTTCATCACCGAAGCCAGCAGTCCAGCGAACTCCCTCCTTTGCTGCTTCTCTCGCCTGGCCCGGCTTGCACGCCAGCCCACAGCCCAGCCCACGAGTTCACAGAATTCCTGCAGTAGCCCAAGCTGTCGCTTGTGAACTTTCAGCCTTGAAGCCCAGAAATATTAGTCCAGCAGGCCCATTCTGTTCAGTCCATCAACAGCTCACTTCCAATTTTAGTCCAGCAACTTCAGCCCGTTGAGTTCAGCGAAGCCCGTGATTTTGAGGCCCAAGCCCACGAAGTCGACCCGCTCAAGCCCAtccattcaaaagcaaatctcaTATGGACTGAGATTTGCTAGGCCCGCTTAGGCCCAACCCGAGTGTCGCCGACGCCGtcgaaaattcggatttcggGCCGCCGTGCCATTGTCGCGGTGAACCATTTTCCATAATTAACCGGTCattttatactctaaactctgcttagtaggctaatgatgtttaagggtgtttagatttattttattaggaattaggtgattagttagattaaattagaaatgtaattatttaattgagcatgttaggtggttagcatggtttagctaaggcctaaataaattgtactgtTTATCTAGAAAGGTTCAATTTTTCGGGTccgtattggttattaatttaatgatccCGCCTAggtttatatttttagaatttaaattgatttatttaattaatttcagtaattatttaattattcaatattttctggaaattagaccgagatagcGGTAACCAAAATTTTGtgcgattgcaatggtgtggttaatttctacaattgagtgttaaattatgcaaattgagtgccgattggatttttggtatttaattctaaaattgtgaatctccaatatttattcagaaaatcccgagtgtagggttttgacaccgaaaatagtttttagtactatatgaaataggatttcaaaaaggaataATATCAATTTTCTAGGTCAAGTTGACCGTATACTtacacacgagtaatttcatgtgaatttataatatgaagaaaaaatgccaagttcaccattttaattgaatcaTTTGAGTGTAATGCACGGTGCCTtaggccatatttgagtgattgTGTGATCGTTAAGAGAAATCGTCCCAAGCTGTTAAGCTGGAACATTATCCCTATTTGGGATACCCCGGACAACGGAACTGGTCGCAAGAAATTCTAGACCCTATGCTCATTCGTGAAAGCTGTCTAATAAAGAGACGTCacatgctcaatggggtgagacggcTCGGCGATGCCAAAAGATTGCCGAACAAAGAGTAGGCCGTgttatatgccgagatcaaaactaggaacgcatgattaattgagtgtggcgtttcaattattggagcttatttgttgttcatgctctcatgttgtctgtgatataaattgtactaacctGCATGGTGGATCTAAGATGAGATAAGTCTCATTGATTGTatgattgtgtgattaggacACTTATGTGCGTATTTCCTCTTAATTGGGGTTTAAAGCTTAGACTCGCTAAGATTATATccgtgggacaacattttcagggtcatcgagtggaggacctagagccgagaggaggtgatcggcGTAGGTtagttaggaccgcttctttttggaagacCAGTCTTTGTAATCCTTGGCCATAGACTTTTATACATGACTCaagatatatataaaagcatatttgtttgtgaatctattttcatgcttttctatcccgagatgattattgtcGTGATTTATAAtctgtttccgcatgtgcaataaaacaaAGTTTGGCGACAAATcatgggaagtcgcaaaattatcattgaccagagagggatgggcacacgctcgagATTCGGAGCGTGACATTATCCATACTTGCTTTTGATTTTGTATATtaagctttatttatttatttatttatttatttattttgtcaataATTTATCTAAGTTTATTAGCTATCAAGGCATCAAATttgtgcatttttattttattggatattgTCTAAATTTGGAGATCCTTTTGAGAAACCTACATGTTAGCTCAATGCATTTTGGACGGTCTAGATTGATTCTTTtgtcctttattttttatttcaccttttacccttttcttcctttctgaATCTACCCTCCTGTCCGTTGCACTACACGCCACGCATGCATCACGCGAGGTTGTTGTTGTCCGCCGTCGTCCCCGTCGCCACTGTGCCCTCGCCGACACGTAGTCGTCCCCCAAATTTATCTAGTCAAGGccgacgagagagagagatgtttgaATATCCAGGGCATCTTGATATTTCGGAGTAGGGTTTCACGAGAATTTCTAGCAGACTATAGCACAACCTGGCGAATCAatcaaaagataacaaaaagaacgaacaatttgttttttttttttttgtcatcctACTCACGCCTACTCTATACTCACTCGACTTTTTGCCTCTTGCAGGCAGAGAGAATAAACCCACTCCGAAACTTACTGCCCCTACCCCATcccccgagaaggtggggatttgaagaACGAACAAATTATTAGACggctttattttttctaaaagctTAGACCGTTAAGAAATCGGCCGAGAAAGACGTGGAAGGAAGaaattaatttccattaaactTTTGTGCAGACTAGGACTACAATTTAAGCTAATTTATTGTGATAACAATAAGAGTACATCATGCATAATGACACTGCAATCATGAAACTTgtttttagtcaattcaatcttaaacattttacaattatgtcAATCCAGTCCATtaggctaattttggctagtaGGA
Protein-coding regions in this window:
- the LOC104416119 gene encoding LOW QUALITY PROTEIN: magnesium transporter MRS2-I (The sequence of the model RefSeq protein was modified relative to this genomic sequence to represent the inferred CDS: inserted 5 bases in 5 codons; substituted 1 base at 1 genomic stop codon); translated protein: MATEQVAEFWWTALAEGFEKKYKDAQGQSMCLHAYVPHYTDLEDLYCPPGQAREAAKEGVRWTAGFGDEGLKMRTKEAARAAAGEDHADVRGGSWDVAGASELAVCSMKTHGSRVNKAGTQLTSHVDPLLCYPCTILGRERTIXLNLEVLLRDPSDINVIPVVEELQRRLAVNAICQGQDDAEEYSHVQNDVEAGEDDESPFEFRAVEVALEAICSFLAARTTELETAAYPALDELTSKISSRNLDRVRKLKSAMTRLTSRVQKVLXGDELEQLLDDDDDMADLYLSKXQVGASSPISGSGXPNWFLLPTIGSKISRASRVRWQTVRGDEDDVEXLEMLLEAYFMQIDGTLNKLTTLREYIDDTEDYINIQFDNHRNQLIQLELFLSSGTVCLSIYSLVAGXFGVKYTYDWNTNHGYMFKWIGLNLFCALLFILIIAYARHRDWLDLDLHLSSWPFGRLKGRAMRDGLCFDSDSKKLLYWCG